Proteins from one Ipomoea triloba cultivar NCNSP0323 chromosome 1, ASM357664v1 genomic window:
- the LOC116016998 gene encoding U-box domain-containing protein 15, with amino-acid sequence MGKCHLGNDVGSVVFDRPAPAAASNGGYSHLKLWSTSFRRMILDAVRCGGGGGGAVRQKHADAASKSTMERKPSRRHQSQRSECGSKFSGSDKLSDLLRLSENSEQEEETEEVRRKVEALERLKGVTKRLQSSEADGVLEGAKEVRMLTKDDSEARATLALLGAIPPLVALLDAADSASHIAALYALLNLAIGNDANKAAIVKAGAVHKMLMLIESPNGFPEPAVVEAIVANFLGLSALDANKPIIGSSGAISFLLKILKDLDDMHGYQARLDSLRALYNLSISPSNIFQILETDLVPFLMSKLGDMEVSDRMLSILTNIVPIGEGRKAISVVPDAFPILVDVLNWTDSPGCQEKASYILMVMAHKSYADRQAMLETGIVSSLLELTLLGSTLAQKRASRLLECLRVDKGKQVSESFGDVSATLSAPQTSACSSRQLRDTLEEENSMMSEEKKAVKQLVQQSLQHNMKKIVKRANLPQDFVPSDHFKTLTSSSTSKSLPF; translated from the exons ATGGGCAAGTGTCATCTCGGAAACGACGTCGGATCGGTGGTTTTTGACCGCCCCGCCCCCGCCGCCGCCTCCAACGGCGGTTACAGCCATCTCAAGCTCTGGTCAACCTCATTCCGCCGCATGATCCTCGACGCCGTGCgttgcggcggcggcggcggaggagcgGTGCGACAGAAGCATGCCGATGCTGCTTCCAAATCCACCATGGAGAGGAAGCCTAGCCGCCGCCATCAGAGTCAAAGATCTGAATGCGGATCAAAATTTTCCGGATCCGACAAGCTCTCGGACCTGCTCCGGCTGTCGGAGAACTCGGAGCAGGAGGAGGAGACGGAGGAGGTGCGGCGGAAGGTGGAGGCGCTGGAGCGGTTGAAGGGCGTGACGAAGCGGCTGCAGAGCAGCGAGGCCGACGGCGTATTGGAGGGAGCCAAGGAGGTCCGAATGCTGACTAAGGACGACTCTGAGGCCCGAGCAACGCTCGCTCTGCTCGGAGCCATTCCGCCGCTCGTCGCGCTGCTCGACGCCGCCGACTCCGCATCCCACATTGCCGCCCTCTACGCTCTGCTCAATCTCGCCATCGGCAATGACGC AAACAAAGCCGCAATCGTGAAGGCCGGGGCTGTTCATAAGATGCTAATGTTAATTGAATCTCCAAATGGTTTCCCAGAGCCAGCTGTGGTTGAAGCCATTGTTGCCAATTTTCTTGGTCTGAGTGCTCTGGATGCAAACAAACCCATCATCGGTTCCTCGGGTGCGATTTCCTTCTTGTTGAAAATTCTCAAAGATTTGGACGATATGCATGGTTATCAAGCTAGATTGGACTCACTCCGAGCACTGTACAATCTTTCAATCTCGCCTTCGAACATTTTCCAAATCCTAGAGACTGATCTGGTGCCGTTTCTGATGAGCAAGTTGGGAGACATGGAAGTAAGCGATAGGATGCTTTCTATTCTTACCAATATAGTGCCCATAGGAGAAGGGCGAAAGGCGATTAGTGTAGTTCCCGATGCATTTCCGATACTGGTTGATGTGTTGAACTGGACGGATTCACCAGGGTGCCAAGAGAAGGCATCGTACATTTTGATGGTAATGGCGCACAAGTCATATGCAGATCGACAAGCCATGCTCGAAACAGGAATCGTTTCCTCCTTGCTTGAATTAACGCTTCTAGGCAGCACATTGGCGCAGAAAAGGGCTTCAAGGTTGTTGGAATGCTTGAGGGTTGACAAAGGAAAGCAAGTGTCCGAAAGCTTTGGCGACGTGAGTGCAACATTATCTGCCCCGCAAACATCTGCCTGTTCAAGTCGTCAACTAAGGGATACGTTAGAGGAGGAAAACAGTATGATGAGCGAAGAGAAAAAAGCGGTGAAGCAATTAGTTCAACAGAGCTTGCAGCATAACATGAAGAAAATCGTGAAGAGGGCTAATCTGCCACAGGACTTTGTTCCTTCTGATCATTTCAAGACCCTCACTTCAAGCTCAACATCAAAGAGCTTGCCGTTTTGA